CAGGCTGGGCTGCCATTACGGCGGCCAGTGCGCCGCCCATGCTCTCGCCCATGATGTAAAGCGGCACGCCGGGGTGTTCGCGGCCAAGGATGGTGGCCAGAGTGCTGGCCGTGCGGCGCAGCATGTCCATGCCCACCCAGCCACCGCGTGCCTGTGTCTGGCCAAAGCCGGGCAGGTCGGGGGCCACCACGCTCAGCCCCGCGGCGTTGAGCGCGGGTGCCGGGCGCTCCCACGCATCGCGGCTGTCATTGAAGCCATGTAGCGCCAGAATCACCGCGCGTTCCGGCCCATGTGCGGGCCAGATGCGCAACGGCACAGCACCCACGCCTGCAATATTTACCACGCGGTCAGCGGGCACGAGGCGGGCCAGTTCGGCATGCCGCGCGGGTGGTACGGGGGCAGGGGCCTCGCGCGTGGCGCAGGCGGTCAACATCACAAAAAGCGCTGGATAAAGCAGGCGTGACAGGCGAATGTTTGAAAGCACGGCAATCCTGCGTATCATCATGGGCCAGCGCATGGCTCACCCATCGGGCGCGCCATGCAAATCCAAGCCGGACAACAACCCGAGGCCGATCAGAATGCAAGCCCTGTCCCACGATCCCGCACCGCACCCCCGCCTGGGCACGATTGAAACCATCGTGGTCGATTCGCGCACCCTGTCCTGTGATGGCGGTCTCGGCGCGCTTGGTCATCCGCGCGTGTTCCTGCGCATCGGCCATCACCAGACCTTCTGCCCCTACTGCTCCCGCCTGTTCGTGCTCAACCCCGATGCACCGGCGGGTGACGCGCACTGACAGCCTCTACATCCATGTCCAGCGACACGCCGCTTCACCTGATTCTTGTGGATGGCTCGGGGTATATCTTCCGCGCCTTCCACGCCCTGCCGCCCATGACCAGCCCCGATGGCACGCCCGTCAACGCGGTCTATGGTTTTACGAATATGCTGTCGCGGCTCCTGCGCGAACATGCCGGCACCCACCTTGCGGTCATATTCGATGCAGGCCGCCATACCTTCCGCAATGACCTGTATGGCGAATACAAGGCCCACCGTCCCGAACCACCCGAGGAACTGCGCCCGCAGTTCAGCCTCGTGCGTGATGCCACGGCAGCCTTTGGTGTGCCGGCCATCGAGCAGGCCGGCTGGGAAGCCGATGACCTGATCGCCGCCTACGCCCGCAAGGCCACCGATGCGGGCGGGCAGTGCACCATCTATTCATCCGACAAGGATCTGATGCAGCTCATCCGCCCTGGCGTGATGATGATGGACCCGATCAGGAACCGGCCGATCGGACCGAAGGAAGTCGAAGCAAAATTTGGCGTGACCCCGGACCGGGTGGCGCAGGTGCAGGCCCTGATCGGTGACCCGGTGGACAACGTGCCCGGCGTGCCCGGAATCGGCCCCAAGACCGCATCGGCCCTGATGGCGGAATATGGCTCGCTCGATGCCATCCTCGCAGGTGCGGAGAGCATGAAAGCCTCCAAGCGTCGCGAGAACCTGCTGGCCCATGCCGACATGGCCCGCCTGTCCTACAAGCTCGTCACGCTGTGCGAGGACGCACCCTGCCCCGAACCGCTGGCTGATCTGGGCTGCTGCGACGTGGACATGGAGCGGCTGGGCGCATGGCTGTCGGATATGGGGTTTTCATCGCTGTTGCAGCGCATGGGGCTCAAGGCAAAGCCGCGTCCGCGCATTTCGGCGCATGACACGCTGGCGGCGGCCCCGGTGGCCGAACGCCCGCCCTTCCCGCCCGAGCCTTATGGCCCGTACATCACCGTAACCGACCCCGAGGCGTTGCGGGAATGGGTCAGCGAGGCCCGCACCAGCGGCGTGTGTGCGGTGGATACGGAAACCGACGGACTTGACCCGCTCACCGCGCCCTTGGTCGGCATCTCGCTTGCGCCACGCTGCGGGCGGGCGTGCTACATTCCGCTAGGCCATCAGGTGGACCTGATGGACAGCGCGGGTGCGCCCCAGATGAAGGTGAAAACCGCGCTGGAAATTCTTGAGCCACTGTTTGCCGACCCGTCGGTGCTCAAGGTGTTCCAGAACGCCAAGTTCGACCTGCTGGTGCTGACACAGGCGCGCAGCGTGCAGCCGACCCCGATCGATGACACCATGCTGATCTCGTACGCGCAGTCAGCAGGCCAGCATGGGCAGGGCATGGATGAGCTTTCGCGCCTCACCCTCGATCACACGCCTATTCCCTACGATGAAGTGACCGGCACGGGCCGCAAGCGGGTCGTGTTCTCGCAGGTGGCGATTGACCGCGCCACGCCGTATGCGGCGGAAGATGCGGATGTGACCCTGCGCCTGTGGCAGGTGCTCAGACCCCAGCTGCGCACGAATAAGGCTCTGGCGCTATATGAGGAGATGGAGCGCCCGCTGGTGCCCATTCTGGCCGATATGGAGCGGGCGGGCATCAGGGTTGATGCCGATGACCTGCGCGCCATGTCGACCGAGTTCGCAGGCCGCATGGACGTGATCGAGGCCGAGATTCACAAGCTGGCCGGGCGTGACTTCAATGTCGGCTCCCCCAAGCAACTGGGCGAGATCCTGTTTGACGAGATGGGCCTGCCCGGTGGCAAGCGCACCAAGGCGGGCGCATGGGGCACGGATTCGGCCGTGTTGCAGGATCTCGCCGACCAGGGCCACGACCTGCCCGCGCGCATTCTGGCCTGGCGGCAGTTGGCCAAGCTCAAGAGCACTTATGCCGACGCGCTGCTCAACCAGATCAACCCCGCCACCGGGCGCGTGCACACCTCGTTCCAGATGGCGGTCACGACAACGGGCCGCCTGTCATCGAACGACCCCAACCTGCAGAACATCCCCATCCGCACGGAGGAAGGCGGGCGCATCCGCCGCGCCTTTGTGGCGGAACCGGGTCATGTGCTGGTCTCGGCGGATTATTCACAGATCGAGTTGCGGCTTCTGGCTGACGTTGCGGATATTCCCGCACTGCGTGAGGCATTCGAACTGCGGCAGGATATCCATGCCCGCACGGCTTCCGAAGTGTTCGGCATCCCGCTTGAGGGCATGGACCCGCTCACGCGCAGGCGCGCCAAGGCCATCAATTTCGGTATCATCTACGGCATCAGCGCTTTCGGGCTGAGCCGCCAGCTGGGCATCTCCCCCGGTGAGGCACGGGGGTATATCGACGCCTACTTCGCCCGCTATCCCGGCATCCGTGACTACATGGAGCGGGTGAAGGCGGAGGCGCGCAGGAACGGCTATGTCACCACGCCCTTTGGCCGTCGCTGCTTTGTGCCGGGCATTGCCGAGAAGAGTGCCGTGCGCCGCAACTATGCCGAGCGGCAGGCCATCAACGCGCCGTTGCAGGGGGGGGCTGCCGACATCATCAAACGCGCCATGGTGCGAATTCCTGCTGCCCTGTCCGATGCAGGGCTTGACGGACGCATGCTCCTTCAGGTCCATGACGAACTTGTGTTCGAGGTGCGCAAGGATGATGCCGATCGTCTGGCAGCCCTCGTCAAACAGGTCATGGAATCCGCGGCGGCCCTGTCTGTGCCCCTGGTCGTGGAAACCGGGACCGGAACGAACTGGGCGGATGCACATTGATAATGCGAAATGAACGGGACCGGTTTTTCGTACTGGTCGGGTTTGCCATACTGGTGGTCTCCTCCATCGCGGGGTATTTCGGCTACCGTTATTCCGATAGCGCGCCCGTGCCGCTGACCACCTATGGCAACCCCGTTGGCGGGTCGTTCAGGCTGATCAACGGGGCAGATGGCTCGGTGCTCGATACCGACTTCCGGGGCCGGTGGATGCTGATCTATTTTGGCGATACCCACTGCCCCGATGATGTATGCGGCGCCACCGTAAAAGCCATGGCCGAGGGCGTGGAAGCACTGGGCCACGACCGCGCGCGCCTTGCGGTGCCCATTTTCATCACGCTCGACCCCATGCGCGATAACTCCGACGTGCTGCGCACCTATGCCCTGCGCTATGGCTCGCATGTGACGGTCATGACCGGCTCGCCCAAGATGATCCAGGCCGTGGCCAGGGAGTATCATGCCCCTTATGTGCGGCGTGATGGCGCCAATGGGGATTACAGCATGGAGCCTGCCAGCCAGATCGTGATCATGTCGCCCACCGGGCGCTATGAGGGCAGCCTGCCCGCCACCGCCACGGCAGCCGACATCACGGCCCGCATGACGGAACTCATGTCGCCCCCGGCGCATAACTGAACCGGGCGGGCCAGCGCATGCGGGCATTGTGGCACCGGCTGGGCATCATGGCGCTCATGCTTGGCGGCCTGCACGCGCTGCCTGCCGCAGGCTCTGCACAAGGCACGCAGGGCAGCCCCCATCGCGGCGGCACCCTGCGGCTGACGGCGGCAAGTGCCTCTGGCACGCTCGACCCGCAGATCAGCTACACCAGCCAGTACATGCAGCTTGCCGCCGTTATTTATGACGGGCTGCTCACCTACCCCAAGCTGGAGGGGGCAGCAGGCAACCAGGTAGTGCCTGACCTTGCCGAGGCCATGCCCGAGCAGCGTGATGGCGGGCGCACATGGGTGTTCACCCTGCGGCAGGGCATCCGCTTTTCAGATGGTGCGCCGGTTACGGTAGAGGATGTGGCCGCCTCGCTGCGGCGCATCTTCAAGGTGGGCACGCCCACGGCAGGCTCGTTTTACGGCACTATAGTGGGGGCGGATGCCTGCCTGCGCGATGGCGCGCACTGCACGCTGCAAGGTGGCGTGGAGACCGAACCCGCTACCCGCCGCATCACCATCAACCTGACCGAGCCGGATTCCGAATTCCCGCAAAAGCTGGCTTTTGGGCACGCTTCCATCCTGCCGGCTGCCACGCCCGCGCATGATCTGGGCAATGTGGCAGCCCCCGGCACGGGGCCATACCATATCGTATCCTCCGACCCCGAGCGCGGGCTGGTGCTGGAGCGCAACCCGTATTTTCATGAATGGAGCGAGGCGGCCCAGCCCGATGGGTATGTGGACCGCATCGTTTATGATTTCGGCCTGTCGGAAGAAGATGCGGTCACCGCCGTCGAGCGCGGGCAGTATGACTGGATGGCGGGGCTCAAGCCGCTTGACCGGCTGGGCGAGATCGGCAGCCGTTACACGGCGCAGGTGCATGTCTCCCCGCTTTATGGCCTGATCTTCCTGCCGATGAACGTCAACATCCCGCCCTTTGACCAGCTCAAGGCGCGCGAGGCCGTAAACTACGCGCTTGACCGGCGCGCCATGACCATTCTGTACGGCGGGTCGGGCGTTGCTACCCCGCTGTGCCGCATGGTGCCCCCGGGCCTGCTGCCCGGCGATGGTGCCTGCGCCTGGACGCGCGGCGCCGACCCTGACCACCCGCTAACGCCCTGGGCGCACCCGGACCTGCAACGTGCCCGCGCACTCGTGCATGAAAGCGGCACGGAGGGCATGGACGTGACCCTGATCGTGCCTGCCACCGCCATGTATGTGAGCATGGGCACCTATCTGCGCGACATGCTTGAGGCGATCGGCTACCACGCGCGCCTGCATCCGCTCTCGCCTGCCCTGGAGGGCAATTACGCCGCCAACACCATCAACCATGTGCAGATCAGCCTGTTGGGGTGGTATGCGGATTACGCCTCGCCCTCCAACTTTCTTGATACGCTTTTCGGCTGCGAGAACTTCCACCCCGGTTCCGACAGTTCCATCAACATGTCCGGCCTGTGCGACCCGGTGATGCAGGCGCTCGTGGCGCGTATCCGCAGTGAGGCCGACCCGCAGGCAGCCCTGGCACTGTGGGGGCAGGTCGATGACCGTATCACCCGCCTGGCACCCGCAGCCCCCATGATCAGCACGCGGTATGTCGATCTCGTCTCGCCCCGGCTGGGCCATTATTTTGTGACCAGCCTGTATCACATGGCGTTTTCACGCGTGTGGGTGCAGTAATCAAAGCAATAAAGTTTTCGGGTGCCGCATTTTTTCAAAAAGGCTGCGTTATTCTGAAGCTTTTGAAAAAAAGCTTTACCAAAAACTTCTTGTTGTTCCGGGATGCGGAACGGGTGATCGTCCTCAAACACAAAACCCCGCCGGATAACCGGCGGGGCCTGTAAACGGGGTATCAGACCACGTTGATCAGAGCATGGACTTCGCGCGGGCTTCCACCTTGGCGCAGGCCTGCTTGCGGATGTCGGTCGAGGCATCCTCGAGCGAGATGGGAGCCTTGCCACCCACCTTCAGCAGGCCGGTCGAGCCATCGGCATAGGACATGTTGCCCTTCTGGTTGGACGGCACGTCGTTGGTCTTCTTGTTGAAGGCAGCCAGAACCGGCCATGCTTCGGATGCAGTCAGGTAGTTGGACTGGATGCAGTAGTTCATGATGCCGCCCAGATCAGCGGGCTTGGCGGAGGCAACGGCGGAGTACACCGTATCGGCCGAAAGCGAACCCGGCTTGATCTGCTCGACCTGGTTGGCAACGCCTGCACCCGTGGGCGGCGAGACTTCAGCGGCATGGGCCGCAAGCGGTGCTGCGGCCAGCAGGGTTGCAAAGGCACTGGCGGACAGGACGCGACCGAACGACACCATTTCATTATTCCTTGCACTGTTCATCAGGCGGGCACGGCAGGTGCCCACTCAATTGTGAATCTATGTGTCAGGCATAACACGATGCGCGTGCGCCACACCCCTGCGGCGGATATGTCAGGCATTCGTCTTTTCGATATATGGTGCCCTTGTCATGCGCTTTGTGCGCCATAAACCCCTGTTGTCAGCCGGTATTGCCTGCCAGTTGCCTGGCGCGGGCAAATGGCGCGCACGGTCAATAAGTTGTGATAACGCTTAATGCCCCCGGCTTTTTTCGCGCAAAACGGGCGTGTGCCGCAATCATGATTGAGTCCGCCCCCACTTCGTGGGAATGCTGTGGGTTCCTGTTTCTCACCCCACTGCACGGGATCAACATGCAGCATTTGCGCCTTCTTCTGAAAGATGTCTGGTACCTGACCCGCCCCTATTTCGTGTCGGAGGACAGGAAATGGGCCTGGGGCCTGCTCGTGGCCGTTCTGGTGCTGACCTTCTCCATCGTGGGGATGGACCTGCTCCAGTCCTTCTCGCGCAATGTGTATTACACGGCGCTGCAGCAGCGTGATGCCACCACCTTCCTGCGCGGGCTGTTCTGGTATGTGCATAATGATAGCGGGTACGTGCCTGGCTTCTTCATCATCACCATTCCGGCCATCCTGTTCAGTGTCTATGCAACCTACCTGCAGCAGATGCTCGGCCTGCGCTGGCGGCGGTGGCTGACCGCGCGCATGACGCGGCAGTGGATGGAGCACCAGACCTATTTCCGCATCGCCATCACCACATCGGGCCTTGAGGCCGGGGCCGACAACCCCGATCAGCGCATACAGGAGGACCTGAACAGCTTTGTGACCGATACGCTGACACAGTTCATCAACCTGCTGTCCAATATCGTGACGCTGTTCAGCTATGTCGGGCTTCTGTGGGTGTTGTCCGGGCCGCTGGAAATATGGGGCATGTCCATACCGGGCTACTTCTTCTGGGCGGCGCTGATCTATTCCGTGGTGGCGACGTGGGTGACGCATCTGGCGGGACACAAACTGGCGGGGCTGCAGTTCTTCCAGCAGCGCGCCGAGGCCGATTTCCGCTACAGCCTCGTTCATGTGCGCAACAATGCCGAAGGCATCGCGCTCTATCGGGGCGAGGCAGAGGAACAGGCCGGACTCGACCGCTCCTTCGCCTCCGTTTACGGCAATTTTCTTTCCATCATGCGCCGCACCAAATGGCTGGGCCTGCTCACCACGGGACTGGATGTGGTGTCGGGCAATTTTGCGCTGCTGATCGGCTCGATCCGCTACTTCGCGGGCAAGATGAGCTTCGGCACGCTCATGCAGTTGGTCATGGCGTTCTCACGCGTGCAGGGGGCACTGGGCTGGCTGTCCAACTCCTATGCCGCGCTGACCACATGGCATGCGGAGGTGGCGCGTCTGGCCACCTTCCAGCGCGTGATGGACCGCGCGCAGGCCATGAAAAGCGAGATCAGCCTCATTGCCGCCCCCGCCAGCGCCGACCTGCAGGTCAGCGGGCTGGACGTGTTCCGCCCCGATGGCACGGCGCTGCTCAGGGATGTGAACTTTACGCTGGCACATGGGCAGATGACAGTGGTGACCGGCCCCTCGGGCACCGGCAAGTCCACGCTGTTCCGCGTTCTGGCGGGCATCTGGCCGTTTGCCAAAGGCACGATTACACGCCCCGACATGCCCATGATGTTCGTGCCCCAGCGCCCCTACATGCCGACCGGCACGCTGCACCGGGCCGTGGCCTATCCGGCGGACGG
This is a stretch of genomic DNA from Komagataeibacter xylinus. It encodes these proteins:
- a CDS encoding zinc-finger domain-containing protein; amino-acid sequence: MQALSHDPAPHPRLGTIETIVVDSRTLSCDGGLGALGHPRVFLRIGHHQTFCPYCSRLFVLNPDAPAGDAH
- the polA gene encoding DNA polymerase I yields the protein MSSDTPLHLILVDGSGYIFRAFHALPPMTSPDGTPVNAVYGFTNMLSRLLREHAGTHLAVIFDAGRHTFRNDLYGEYKAHRPEPPEELRPQFSLVRDATAAFGVPAIEQAGWEADDLIAAYARKATDAGGQCTIYSSDKDLMQLIRPGVMMMDPIRNRPIGPKEVEAKFGVTPDRVAQVQALIGDPVDNVPGVPGIGPKTASALMAEYGSLDAILAGAESMKASKRRENLLAHADMARLSYKLVTLCEDAPCPEPLADLGCCDVDMERLGAWLSDMGFSSLLQRMGLKAKPRPRISAHDTLAAAPVAERPPFPPEPYGPYITVTDPEALREWVSEARTSGVCAVDTETDGLDPLTAPLVGISLAPRCGRACYIPLGHQVDLMDSAGAPQMKVKTALEILEPLFADPSVLKVFQNAKFDLLVLTQARSVQPTPIDDTMLISYAQSAGQHGQGMDELSRLTLDHTPIPYDEVTGTGRKRVVFSQVAIDRATPYAAEDADVTLRLWQVLRPQLRTNKALALYEEMERPLVPILADMERAGIRVDADDLRAMSTEFAGRMDVIEAEIHKLAGRDFNVGSPKQLGEILFDEMGLPGGKRTKAGAWGTDSAVLQDLADQGHDLPARILAWRQLAKLKSTYADALLNQINPATGRVHTSFQMAVTTTGRLSSNDPNLQNIPIRTEEGGRIRRAFVAEPGHVLVSADYSQIELRLLADVADIPALREAFELRQDIHARTASEVFGIPLEGMDPLTRRRAKAINFGIIYGISAFGLSRQLGISPGEARGYIDAYFARYPGIRDYMERVKAEARRNGYVTTPFGRRCFVPGIAEKSAVRRNYAERQAINAPLQGGAADIIKRAMVRIPAALSDAGLDGRMLLQVHDELVFEVRKDDADRLAALVKQVMESAAALSVPLVVETGTGTNWADAH
- a CDS encoding SCO family protein; the protein is MMRNERDRFFVLVGFAILVVSSIAGYFGYRYSDSAPVPLTTYGNPVGGSFRLINGADGSVLDTDFRGRWMLIYFGDTHCPDDVCGATVKAMAEGVEALGHDRARLAVPIFITLDPMRDNSDVLRTYALRYGSHVTVMTGSPKMIQAVAREYHAPYVRRDGANGDYSMEPASQIVIMSPTGRYEGSLPATATAADITARMTELMSPPAHN
- a CDS encoding ABC transporter substrate-binding protein — protein: MRALWHRLGIMALMLGGLHALPAAGSAQGTQGSPHRGGTLRLTAASASGTLDPQISYTSQYMQLAAVIYDGLLTYPKLEGAAGNQVVPDLAEAMPEQRDGGRTWVFTLRQGIRFSDGAPVTVEDVAASLRRIFKVGTPTAGSFYGTIVGADACLRDGAHCTLQGGVETEPATRRITINLTEPDSEFPQKLAFGHASILPAATPAHDLGNVAAPGTGPYHIVSSDPERGLVLERNPYFHEWSEAAQPDGYVDRIVYDFGLSEEDAVTAVERGQYDWMAGLKPLDRLGEIGSRYTAQVHVSPLYGLIFLPMNVNIPPFDQLKAREAVNYALDRRAMTILYGGSGVATPLCRMVPPGLLPGDGACAWTRGADPDHPLTPWAHPDLQRARALVHESGTEGMDVTLIVPATAMYVSMGTYLRDMLEAIGYHARLHPLSPALEGNYAANTINHVQISLLGWYADYASPSNFLDTLFGCENFHPGSDSSINMSGLCDPVMQALVARIRSEADPQAALALWGQVDDRITRLAPAAPMISTRYVDLVSPRLGHYFVTSLYHMAFSRVWVQ
- a CDS encoding DUF2501 domain-containing protein, producing the protein MVSFGRVLSASAFATLLAAAPLAAHAAEVSPPTGAGVANQVEQIKPGSLSADTVYSAVASAKPADLGGIMNYCIQSNYLTASEAWPVLAAFNKKTNDVPSNQKGNMSYADGSTGLLKVGGKAPISLEDASTDIRKQACAKVEARAKSML
- a CDS encoding ABC transporter ATP-binding protein/permease encodes the protein MQHLRLLLKDVWYLTRPYFVSEDRKWAWGLLVAVLVLTFSIVGMDLLQSFSRNVYYTALQQRDATTFLRGLFWYVHNDSGYVPGFFIITIPAILFSVYATYLQQMLGLRWRRWLTARMTRQWMEHQTYFRIAITTSGLEAGADNPDQRIQEDLNSFVTDTLTQFINLLSNIVTLFSYVGLLWVLSGPLEIWGMSIPGYFFWAALIYSVVATWVTHLAGHKLAGLQFFQQRAEADFRYSLVHVRNNAEGIALYRGEAEEQAGLDRSFASVYGNFLSIMRRTKWLGLLTTGLDVVSGNFALLIGSIRYFAGKMSFGTLMQLVMAFSRVQGALGWLSNSYAALTTWHAEVARLATFQRVMDRAQAMKSEISLIAAPASADLQVSGLDVFRPDGTALLRDVNFTLAHGQMTVVTGPSGTGKSTLFRVLAGIWPFAKGTITRPDMPMMFVPQRPYMPTGTLHRAVAYPADGTAYSATQVAEALKQVGLGALVPRIENEEPWGQILSPGELQRLAFARIVLAQPGWVFLDESTSNLDAASEAALYALLARTCPGMTVVSITHRQSVVGMHENAIDLTPFAVGATAVVSADASP